In a genomic window of Aggregatimonas sangjinii:
- the rlmH gene encoding 23S rRNA (pseudouridine(1915)-N(3))-methyltransferase RlmH, with protein MTIKLLAIGKTDSKALQQLISEYKNRLKHYVKFELEVLPDIKNAKNLSEAQQKEKEGELILKKLGQTDILVLLDENGKQLDSIAFSNYLQKKMNAGLKRLVFVIGGPYGFSPAIYQKAQGKLSLSKMTFSHQMVRLFVVEQLYRAFTILRNEPYHHR; from the coding sequence ATGACCATCAAACTTCTCGCAATAGGCAAGACAGATAGCAAAGCGCTGCAACAGCTGATTTCCGAATATAAAAACAGGTTGAAGCATTATGTGAAATTCGAGCTGGAAGTATTGCCCGATATTAAAAATGCAAAAAACCTTTCGGAAGCCCAACAAAAAGAAAAAGAAGGCGAGCTTATCCTAAAAAAACTCGGTCAAACCGATATATTGGTCTTGTTGGATGAAAACGGAAAACAGCTCGACTCCATAGCCTTTTCAAACTATCTGCAAAAGAAAATGAACGCCGGCCTAAAACGATTGGTATTCGTAATCGGCGGGCCCTATGGCTTTAGCCCTGCTATTTACCAAAAAGCACAAGGGAAACTTAGTTTGTCGAAAATGACCTTTTCGCATCAGATGGTACGGTTATTCGTAGTGGAACAGCTCTATCGGGCATTTACGATACTGCGAAACGAGCCGTATCACCACAGGTAA
- the serA gene encoding phosphoglycerate dehydrogenase codes for MGRKYVFDFDSTLTRVEALDVLAEMTLQGKSNKEEIITEIQKITNLGIDGDISFTESLERRIKLLNANKSDLKELVAQLRDKISKSIESNKEFFEKYSDDIYVISCGFKEFIDPIVKEYNIPSNRVYANTFEFDEEGNIVGFDEENPLSQHNGKIECLKQMDLDGEVQVIGDGYSDYVMREAGIADKFFAYTENVHRDKAANNADHVTPSLDEFLFVNDLPRNISYPKNRIKILLLENVHPDAFENLSEDGFSVELVKHSIPEEELIEKIKGVHVLGIRSKTQVTQKVLDAADKLLVVGAFCIGTTQIDLDYCKKKGIVVFNAPYSNTRSVVELAIGEIIMLMRSVFPRSTEIHNGQWQKTASGSREVRGKNLGIVGYGNIGKQLSVLAEAIGMRVYYYDVNDKLSLGNAIKCNTLENLLNVSDVVTLHIDDNKANKNFIGAREINQMKTGALLVNLSRGFVVDIEALADALKNGKLAGAAIDVYPQEPRANGEFHTELQGLPNVILTPHVGGSTEEAQRDIADFVPNKIMEYINSGNTVDAVNFPNIRLPKQSNSHRFLHIHKNVPGVMAKINEVLAKYEMNITGQYLSTDSEVGYVISDLDKEYNKEVIKALKKVENTIKFRVLY; via the coding sequence TTGGGAAGAAAATATGTTTTTGATTTTGATAGTACGCTAACTAGGGTAGAGGCCCTGGATGTTTTGGCCGAGATGACCTTGCAAGGAAAATCGAACAAGGAAGAAATTATTACCGAGATTCAAAAAATCACCAATTTAGGTATCGATGGCGACATCTCGTTTACCGAATCGCTGGAGCGCCGCATCAAATTGTTAAATGCCAACAAATCCGACTTAAAAGAGTTGGTAGCGCAGCTACGGGACAAAATTTCCAAATCCATCGAATCGAACAAAGAATTTTTCGAAAAGTATTCGGATGATATTTACGTTATATCCTGCGGTTTCAAGGAATTCATAGATCCTATCGTTAAAGAGTACAATATTCCTTCAAATCGGGTGTACGCCAACACTTTTGAGTTTGATGAAGAAGGGAATATTGTTGGTTTCGACGAGGAGAACCCCCTATCGCAACACAATGGAAAAATCGAGTGTCTCAAACAAATGGACCTGGATGGCGAAGTTCAGGTAATCGGCGATGGTTACAGCGATTATGTGATGCGCGAGGCCGGAATTGCCGATAAATTTTTTGCCTATACCGAGAATGTACATCGAGACAAGGCGGCTAACAACGCGGACCATGTTACACCCAGTCTCGATGAGTTTTTATTCGTAAACGATTTGCCGAGGAATATATCCTACCCTAAAAACAGAATCAAGATACTGTTATTGGAAAATGTGCATCCCGATGCGTTCGAAAATCTTTCTGAAGATGGTTTTTCGGTGGAGTTGGTAAAGCACAGTATTCCGGAGGAGGAGTTGATAGAAAAAATCAAGGGGGTTCATGTGCTGGGCATCCGTTCAAAAACACAAGTGACCCAAAAAGTGCTCGATGCCGCCGACAAATTATTGGTCGTTGGGGCCTTTTGCATCGGTACTACCCAGATCGACTTGGACTACTGTAAAAAGAAAGGAATCGTCGTTTTCAATGCCCCGTACAGTAACACAAGATCGGTGGTAGAACTCGCCATTGGCGAAATTATCATGCTCATGCGCAGTGTGTTCCCAAGAAGCACCGAGATACACAACGGGCAGTGGCAAAAAACCGCTTCGGGTTCGAGGGAGGTGCGTGGCAAGAATCTAGGTATAGTCGGATACGGGAATATTGGAAAGCAGCTCTCCGTTCTGGCCGAGGCCATCGGCATGCGAGTTTACTATTACGATGTAAACGATAAGCTCTCTTTGGGTAATGCGATCAAATGCAATACGCTGGAAAATTTATTGAACGTTTCGGATGTGGTAACGCTGCATATCGACGATAATAAGGCCAACAAAAATTTCATTGGTGCGCGCGAAATCAATCAAATGAAGACGGGCGCATTGTTGGTAAATTTGTCACGTGGTTTCGTTGTAGACATTGAGGCCTTGGCCGATGCCCTGAAAAACGGAAAATTAGCAGGTGCGGCTATTGATGTATACCCTCAAGAGCCACGGGCTAACGGAGAGTTTCATACGGAATTGCAAGGGCTACCTAACGTTATTCTTACGCCGCATGTGGGTGGTAGTACCGAGGAAGCACAGCGCGATATCGCCGATTTTGTACCGAATAAAATAATGGAATACATTAATTCCGGAAATACGGTCGATGCGGTGAACTTCCCCAATATTCGGCTACCCAAACAAAGTAATTCACACCGTTTTCTTCACATTCATAAGAACGTACCGGGCGTGATGGCGAAGATTAACGAGGTGTTGGCCAAATATGAGATGAACATTACGGGGCAATACCTTTCTACGGATAGCGAGGTCGGTTATGTGATTTCCGATTTGGACAAGGAGTACAACAAAGAGGTCATCAAGGCCCTGAAGAAGGTAGAGAATACAATAAAGTTCCGGGTGCTTTATTAG
- a CDS encoding DUF3307 domain-containing protein gives MTIFVKLLLAHLIGDFLLQPNSWVVHKEEYKAKSKYLYVHVLLHFGVTMLLLWDWTFWKIALFIMVSHYSIDVLKLYVTPLFKHANIPFFLDQLLHLIVLYCCAYYTNLWPHTVSLFEKIDWALVTTAFFVTFPAAIIMGKILERMSGQIAMDHESLPNAGKYIGIIERLFVLIFIVLGNWASIGLLITAKSVFRFNDLKDSNNRKLTEYILIGTLTSFGLAIVAGLIYSMIKI, from the coding sequence ATGACCATATTTGTAAAGTTGTTATTGGCCCATCTTATCGGTGACTTTTTATTACAGCCCAATTCTTGGGTGGTACATAAAGAAGAGTACAAGGCAAAGTCGAAATACCTTTATGTTCATGTCTTGCTTCATTTTGGGGTAACGATGTTATTGTTATGGGATTGGACCTTTTGGAAAATAGCGCTCTTTATCATGGTCTCCCATTATAGTATCGATGTGCTAAAGCTGTATGTCACCCCACTTTTCAAGCATGCCAACATCCCGTTTTTTCTTGATCAGCTACTGCATCTCATCGTTTTATATTGTTGTGCGTATTACACGAATTTATGGCCGCATACGGTTTCCCTTTTTGAAAAAATCGATTGGGCACTGGTCACTACCGCATTTTTCGTGACTTTTCCGGCAGCCATTATCATGGGCAAAATTTTGGAACGAATGTCGGGTCAGATAGCTATGGATCATGAGTCACTTCCGAATGCCGGTAAGTATATAGGTATCATAGAACGCTTGTTCGTATTGATTTTTATTGTTTTGGGAAACTGGGCAAGTATCGGTTTGCTCATTACGGCAAAGTCCGTTTTTCGGTTCAACGACCTTAAGGATAGCAACAACCGTAAACTAACGGAATACATCCTGATCGGCACATTGACGAGTTTCGGACTTGCCATCGTAGCAGGATTGATTTACTCGATGATCAAAATTTAA
- a CDS encoding SatD family protein encodes MEAIITGDIVNSEQQPDANWLTTLKRYLSSLGESPTVWEVYRGDEFQLKVPLSDALETAIHIKATMKSTKGLDVRMGIGLGEITFVGSGVSESNGPAYRRSGRAFESLKEDKSKLTIATGDDLYDDTLNLVLKLALDFMNDWSTVSAEIVALALENPEASQNEIAKRLGIQQSAVSQRQKRARLDLVFDLLTYYSKISKDLAS; translated from the coding sequence ATGGAAGCAATAATAACAGGTGATATCGTGAATTCGGAACAGCAACCGGATGCAAACTGGTTGACTACCTTAAAACGCTATCTGTCAAGCTTGGGCGAATCGCCTACGGTTTGGGAAGTATATCGAGGCGACGAGTTTCAACTTAAAGTACCGCTCTCAGACGCGCTAGAAACGGCCATTCACATTAAAGCAACAATGAAATCAACTAAGGGTCTGGATGTGCGAATGGGCATTGGCTTGGGCGAGATTACTTTTGTCGGTAGTGGTGTGAGCGAGTCCAATGGGCCCGCGTATCGTCGTTCAGGTCGTGCATTCGAGTCGCTCAAAGAGGATAAGAGCAAGCTCACCATCGCTACAGGTGATGATTTATATGATGATACCCTGAACCTGGTTTTAAAACTGGCACTCGATTTTATGAACGATTGGAGTACCGTATCTGCAGAAATAGTGGCACTTGCCTTGGAAAATCCGGAGGCATCACAAAACGAGATCGCCAAAAGACTGGGCATTCAGCAATCGGCGGTTAGTCAAAGACAAAAAAGGGCCCGTTTAGATTTAGTCTTCGATTTATTAACGTATTATTCCAAAATCAGTAAAGACCTTGCCTCATGA
- a CDS encoding methyltransferase family protein, whose protein sequence is MKLKLPPVAVALIFAGLMYVVARFLPFGDFDFFGRRYLMFVLLALAACIGVFALLQFFRAKTTIDPTSPVKATTLVTGGLYNFSRNPMYLGLLLLLLALGTWLGNAFNTLLAAGFVAYMNRFQIIPEEEALRSLFGKEYQQYCIKVRRWF, encoded by the coding sequence ATGAAGTTAAAATTACCTCCCGTTGCGGTAGCGCTGATATTTGCCGGTCTAATGTATGTAGTGGCCAGATTTCTCCCTTTTGGCGATTTTGATTTTTTCGGCCGTCGCTACCTTATGTTTGTATTGCTGGCATTGGCCGCGTGTATTGGGGTGTTCGCATTGTTACAGTTTTTTAGGGCAAAGACCACGATTGATCCGACAAGCCCGGTCAAGGCGACTACATTGGTAACGGGCGGATTGTACAACTTTAGCAGAAACCCGATGTATCTCGGATTGTTGTTGCTGTTATTGGCTTTGGGTACTTGGTTGGGCAATGCCTTCAATACCTTGTTGGCCGCTGGTTTTGTGGCCTATATGAATCGTTTTCAGATCATACCCGAAGAAGAGGCTTTACGCTCACTTTTCGGAAAAGAGTACCAACAGTATTGCATCAAGGTCAGGAGATGGTTTTAA
- a CDS encoding non-canonical purine NTP diphosphatase: protein MQLVFATHNQNKFREVQQLVPPNVRLLSLTDIECHEDIPETGKTLAENAQLKADYVARNYSLPCFADDTGLLVDALNGAPGIYSARYAGEQKNATENMDKLLAQLEGESNRSARFSTVIALRLDNENILFEGVVEGAITHDKHGTDGFGYDPIFRPQGYKKTFAELPLAIKNKIGHRGKATQKLLEYLNNLRFNN, encoded by the coding sequence ATGCAACTCGTTTTCGCCACACACAACCAAAATAAATTCCGTGAAGTACAACAATTGGTTCCGCCGAATGTTCGATTACTGTCATTAACCGATATCGAATGTCATGAAGACATTCCGGAAACAGGAAAGACCCTTGCCGAAAACGCCCAGCTAAAGGCCGACTATGTTGCCCGAAACTATAGTCTACCCTGTTTCGCCGATGATACGGGCCTATTAGTCGATGCGCTTAACGGAGCACCGGGAATCTATTCCGCCCGCTATGCCGGTGAGCAGAAAAATGCGACCGAAAATATGGATAAGCTTCTGGCCCAATTAGAGGGGGAATCGAATCGTTCGGCACGATTCAGTACTGTTATCGCACTTCGGCTCGACAATGAAAATATTCTTTTTGAAGGAGTGGTAGAAGGTGCCATCACCCATGATAAACACGGAACAGATGGTTTTGGTTACGATCCTATTTTTAGGCCACAGGGGTATAAGAAAACCTTCGCAGAACTGCCATTGGCCATAAAAAACAAAATAGGTCACCGGGGCAAAGCCACTCAAAAATTACTCGAGTACCTTAATAACTTGCGTTTCAACAATTAA
- a CDS encoding DEAD/DEAH box helicase codes for MTKFEALGLQQSLLDAVADMGFETPSEVQEKAIPILLESETDLVALAQTGTGKTAAFGFPLIQKIDSNSRTTQGLILSPTRELCLQITKEIQSYSKYEKNINVVAIYGGASITEQSRQIKRGAQIIVATPGRMKDMIGRRLVDISKIDYCILDEADEMLNMGFFEDIKDILSNTPDEKSTWLFSATMPKEVSVIAKKFMQNPKEITVGAKNAGTSTVQHEYYTVGGRDRYPALKRLADANPDIFSVVFCRTKRDTQRVAEKLIEDGYNAGALHGDLSQNQRDLVMNSFRKKQIQMLVATDVAARGIDVDDITHVINYQLPDEIETYTHRSGRTGRAGKSGISMVIVTRSELRKIQAIERKIQQKFESNTIPTGPEICEIQLYHLANKIKDTKIAKDVDNYLPAINDVLEGIDREELIKKIVSVEFTRFSNYYNKTKDLNTVSGRDSRDGERRGGQIPANGAVRYFINVGEKDGYDWMSLKDFIRDTVGLGREDIFKVDVKDSFSFFNTEAESTEQILNTFTEFKVDGRFVNVEVSKSPGGGGGKRRSGGGGRDRNRSRGRDKGGYGGKRRGDRDGNRKSASNSGKRRSTKRSDFF; via the coding sequence ATGACGAAATTTGAAGCATTAGGGCTTCAGCAATCCCTCTTGGATGCTGTTGCCGACATGGGTTTTGAGACCCCTTCGGAAGTACAGGAAAAAGCAATTCCGATTCTACTTGAAAGTGAAACCGATTTGGTTGCCTTGGCGCAAACCGGAACAGGAAAGACCGCAGCCTTTGGTTTTCCGCTTATCCAAAAAATAGATTCGAACAGCAGAACCACGCAAGGGTTGATACTTTCCCCTACCCGTGAGCTCTGTTTACAGATTACGAAAGAGATTCAATCGTATTCCAAATACGAAAAAAACATCAACGTCGTTGCTATCTACGGAGGTGCGAGCATTACAGAGCAGTCCAGACAAATCAAACGTGGCGCACAGATTATCGTAGCCACACCGGGTCGTATGAAAGATATGATCGGCCGTCGATTGGTCGATATCTCAAAAATCGACTATTGTATACTCGATGAAGCGGATGAAATGCTCAACATGGGCTTTTTCGAAGACATTAAAGATATCCTTTCGAATACCCCGGACGAAAAGTCGACTTGGCTCTTTTCAGCGACCATGCCAAAAGAGGTATCGGTCATTGCCAAGAAGTTCATGCAAAATCCGAAAGAAATTACGGTAGGCGCCAAAAATGCAGGTACCAGTACGGTACAGCATGAATACTACACCGTAGGTGGTCGTGACCGTTATCCCGCCTTAAAACGATTGGCCGATGCGAACCCCGATATCTTTTCAGTGGTTTTCTGTCGTACCAAGCGCGATACACAACGCGTTGCCGAAAAATTGATTGAGGATGGATATAACGCCGGTGCATTGCACGGAGATTTGAGCCAGAACCAACGCGATTTGGTCATGAACTCTTTCCGTAAGAAACAAATACAAATGTTGGTTGCAACCGATGTTGCCGCACGCGGTATCGATGTAGACGACATTACTCATGTTATCAATTACCAATTGCCCGACGAAATCGAAACCTATACACACCGTAGTGGTCGTACAGGTCGCGCTGGAAAATCGGGTATTTCCATGGTTATCGTTACCCGAAGCGAATTGCGTAAAATCCAAGCGATCGAACGCAAAATACAGCAAAAATTCGAGTCGAACACCATACCGACGGGCCCTGAAATTTGCGAGATACAGTTGTACCATTTGGCGAATAAGATCAAGGATACCAAAATCGCGAAAGATGTAGACAACTACCTTCCGGCGATAAACGATGTCTTGGAGGGAATCGATAGGGAAGAATTGATCAAAAAAATTGTTTCGGTCGAATTCACAAGATTCTCGAATTACTACAACAAGACCAAAGACCTGAATACGGTCAGTGGAAGGGATTCAAGGGATGGTGAACGCCGTGGCGGACAGATTCCTGCCAACGGTGCCGTACGTTATTTCATCAATGTAGGTGAAAAGGACGGGTACGATTGGATGTCCCTAAAGGATTTTATCCGCGATACCGTGGGGCTAGGCAGAGAAGATATCTTTAAAGTAGATGTAAAGGATAGTTTTTCCTTCTTTAATACCGAGGCCGAGAGTACGGAACAAATTCTAAATACCTTTACCGAATTCAAGGTTGACGGTAGGTTCGTAAATGTAGAAGTCTCCAAAAGCCCTGGTGGCGGAGGCGGAAAAAGACGAAGTGGAGGGGGCGGAAGAGACCGCAATCGCAGCCGAGGACGTGATAAAGGCGGATACGGAGGTAAACGCAGAGGAGACCGTGATGGAAATCGCAAAAGTGCTTCGAATTCAGGAAAACGAAGAAGTACAAAAAGAAGCGATTTCTTTTAA
- a CDS encoding carboxypeptidase-like regulatory domain-containing protein: MTRQLTLVFLFLALTVYGQDKNEEVEEDEIKALVINAQSDEPLESVHIVNLNQVIGTITNEDGEFTIKAAVNDTLYFSYLGFKSQKIRVTNDMFKFKDTKISLTELAYALEEVIVTPYQLTGYLEIDVKNLPVNTAYQYSVSGLSIGYEAGNKSPSAVTKVLGAILNPADLLRNLFGKKPRQMAKLRKIKEDDEIRNLLAGKFDREVLEELLQIEKVDIQDILNNCNYSKSFITTANDLQILDAISSCYEDYKVLNRKK, translated from the coding sequence ATGACAAGACAGCTCACATTGGTTTTCCTTTTTCTGGCGCTGACGGTATACGGACAGGATAAAAATGAGGAAGTCGAAGAAGATGAAATAAAAGCTTTGGTCATCAATGCCCAGAGCGACGAACCTTTGGAGAGTGTTCATATCGTCAACCTAAATCAAGTCATCGGTACCATTACCAATGAAGATGGTGAATTTACCATTAAAGCTGCCGTTAACGACACCCTTTACTTTTCATATCTCGGTTTTAAATCGCAAAAAATAAGGGTAACCAACGACATGTTCAAGTTCAAGGATACGAAGATTTCACTGACGGAATTGGCCTATGCCTTGGAAGAGGTTATCGTAACCCCCTATCAGCTTACCGGGTATCTCGAAATAGATGTGAAGAACCTACCGGTGAATACCGCATATCAATACAGTGTTTCAGGCCTTTCTATTGGATATGAAGCCGGGAACAAAAGCCCTAGTGCGGTAACAAAGGTGTTAGGGGCAATTTTAAACCCGGCAGATTTATTGCGAAACCTTTTTGGAAAAAAGCCACGGCAAATGGCCAAGCTCAGAAAGATAAAAGAAGACGATGAGATTCGAAATCTTCTAGCTGGTAAATTTGACCGTGAAGTACTGGAGGAATTGCTACAAATCGAAAAAGTGGATATCCAGGATATACTCAACAATTGTAACTATTCAAAGTCATTTATCACTACGGCGAACGACCTTCAAATTCTGGACGCCATCAGCAGTTGCTACGAAGATTACAAAGTACTGAACCGAAAAAAATAA
- a CDS encoding alpha-amylase family glycosyl hydrolase, which translates to MPRVCLLLMLSLFVFSCQQKNKKVPDQPLVMTDTIPEKEHRNIPFVWEGANIYFLLTDRFNNGNPNNDLNFERTDSTGTLRGFMGGDIQGITDKIRQGYFSDLGINAIWFTPVVEQIHGATDESTGNTYGYHGYWAKDWTALDPNFGTKKDLETMVKAAHSKGIRVLMDVVVNHTGPVTEKDQVWPKEWVREDPTCQFTNYENTTACSLVDNLPDVLTESDAPVKLPDALLAKWKEEGRLSNELDELQLFFERTGYPRAPRFYIIKWLADYVNEFGIDGFRVDTVKHADEKAWAELYKEASHAFETWKKRNPDQVLDENDFYMMGEVYGYGISSGREYDFGDKKVDYFAHGLNSLINFELKYDANNAYDVIFEKYNDILHTKLKGQGVVNYLTSHDDGEPFDKDRTKSIKTANVLLLTPGTSQVYYGDESARDLTIEGTQGDATLRSFMNWQDLDSLPETKRIHKHWQKLGQFRSNHPAIGAGKHQRLAKTPYVFGRTYIKGDFKDKVVVGLDLPKGKKSLWVKGFFGDGTKLYDTYSDTQVIVDNGKVILENDFDIALLELAQ; encoded by the coding sequence ATGCCAAGAGTTTGCCTTCTTTTAATGCTATCATTATTCGTTTTTTCCTGCCAACAAAAAAATAAAAAAGTTCCCGATCAGCCTTTGGTGATGACCGACACGATTCCGGAAAAAGAGCATAGGAATATTCCCTTTGTTTGGGAGGGAGCCAACATCTATTTTTTGCTTACCGATCGTTTTAACAATGGCAATCCTAATAACGACCTTAATTTTGAACGTACCGATTCAACCGGAACATTAAGGGGTTTTATGGGTGGTGACATTCAAGGTATCACCGATAAAATACGACAAGGATATTTTTCCGATTTGGGAATCAATGCGATTTGGTTTACTCCCGTGGTGGAACAAATTCACGGAGCTACCGATGAAAGTACTGGAAACACTTACGGATATCACGGCTATTGGGCCAAGGATTGGACGGCCCTCGACCCGAATTTCGGTACGAAGAAAGATTTGGAGACCATGGTAAAAGCAGCCCACTCCAAGGGCATCAGGGTTCTGATGGATGTGGTAGTGAACCATACTGGACCCGTGACCGAGAAAGACCAGGTTTGGCCAAAAGAATGGGTACGGGAAGACCCTACCTGTCAATTTACCAATTATGAAAATACCACTGCCTGTAGCTTGGTAGATAATCTCCCGGATGTCCTGACCGAGTCAGACGCCCCAGTGAAGCTCCCGGATGCCTTATTGGCCAAATGGAAAGAAGAAGGTCGATTGAGCAATGAACTCGACGAATTACAACTATTCTTTGAACGCACGGGCTACCCAAGGGCGCCGCGTTTCTACATTATCAAATGGCTGGCCGATTACGTGAACGAATTCGGAATAGACGGGTTTCGCGTCGATACGGTAAAACATGCCGACGAAAAGGCTTGGGCCGAATTGTACAAAGAAGCATCACATGCATTCGAAACCTGGAAAAAAAGAAACCCTGATCAGGTCTTGGACGAAAACGATTTTTACATGATGGGGGAAGTGTATGGCTATGGAATTTCCAGCGGACGGGAATACGATTTCGGTGATAAAAAAGTGGATTATTTTGCCCACGGCTTGAATAGTCTCATCAACTTCGAACTGAAATATGATGCCAATAACGCGTATGATGTCATTTTCGAAAAGTACAACGATATATTGCACACCAAGTTGAAGGGACAAGGCGTAGTAAACTACCTCACCTCGCACGATGACGGCGAGCCTTTTGATAAAGATCGAACCAAGTCTATCAAAACGGCCAATGTGCTACTACTTACACCGGGCACGTCCCAAGTCTATTATGGTGATGAAAGTGCCCGCGACCTGACTATCGAGGGTACCCAAGGCGATGCCACGCTGCGCTCCTTTATGAACTGGCAGGATTTGGATAGTCTTCCCGAGACCAAACGCATACATAAGCATTGGCAGAAACTAGGCCAATTTAGAAGCAACCATCCGGCAATCGGTGCCGGTAAGCATCAACGCTTGGCCAAAACGCCTTACGTATTCGGTAGAACGTACATCAAAGGGGATTTCAAGGACAAAGTAGTGGTCGGTCTTGATTTGCCCAAAGGAAAAAAATCACTTTGGGTCAAAGGCTTTTTTGGGGATGGAACAAAACTATACGATACCTATTCCGATACCCAAGTAATCGTTGACAACGGCAAGGTAATCTTGGAAAACGATTTTGACATCGCTCTGTTGGAACTGGCCCAATAA
- a CDS encoding VOC family protein gives MEHNMVGWFEIPVTDMDRAKKFYETVFDINITIHELEGLKMGWFPIVPNTSGATGSLVQHESYVPSTDGAVLYFSCIDVALELGRVTDAGGSILQDKKKIGEGHGFMALILDCEGNRIALHSQK, from the coding sequence ATGGAACACAATATGGTCGGATGGTTCGAGATCCCGGTAACGGATATGGACAGAGCCAAAAAATTCTACGAGACGGTCTTTGATATCAATATAACAATTCATGAACTTGAAGGGTTGAAAATGGGCTGGTTTCCGATTGTTCCCAATACATCGGGTGCAACGGGTTCGTTAGTGCAACATGAAAGTTATGTGCCCAGTACCGATGGTGCCGTGCTTTATTTTTCCTGTATCGATGTCGCCCTGGAATTGGGAAGGGTAACGGATGCGGGCGGTAGCATTCTACAGGATAAAAAAAAGATTGGGGAGGGCCATGGTTTTATGGCGCTTATTCTTGATTGCGAAGGCAATCGTATTGCGTTGCATTCCCAAAAATAA
- a CDS encoding SRPBCC family protein, protein MATILYIVLGLFVLILVLSMMAPKTYDVSRSIEIARPKQEVFDYLRSLKKMGEWSPWEKKDPNMVKTFTGTDGEPGCVSHWVGNKEVGEGEQEIKKVVNGERVESELRFLKPFKSTSDCYLTTEDIGNGHTKVTWGFSGNNKFPMSIMTLFKSMDSMVGKDFEEGMQSLKANLEK, encoded by the coding sequence ATGGCTACAATTCTGTACATTGTATTGGGGCTCTTCGTTCTTATACTCGTGCTATCTATGATGGCGCCAAAAACCTACGACGTTTCCAGATCTATAGAAATCGCGCGCCCGAAACAAGAGGTGTTCGATTATCTACGTTCGCTCAAAAAAATGGGCGAATGGTCGCCTTGGGAAAAGAAAGACCCGAACATGGTCAAAACCTTTACTGGTACTGATGGCGAACCGGGCTGTGTAAGTCATTGGGTGGGTAATAAAGAGGTAGGCGAGGGCGAGCAGGAAATCAAAAAGGTCGTCAATGGCGAGCGTGTTGAATCCGAGCTTCGATTTCTCAAACCTTTCAAGTCAACCTCGGATTGTTATCTTACCACCGAGGATATCGGCAATGGCCATACCAAAGTGACTTGGGGTTTTTCGGGCAACAACAAATTCCCAATGAGCATAATGACACTTTTTAAAAGTATGGATAGTATGGTCGGGAAGGATTTCGAAGAAGGCATGCAAAGCCTCAAGGCAAACCTAGAAAAATAA
- a CDS encoding TrmH family RNA methyltransferase, translated as MNDQKLLTYLEGFMTQERKKRFQEILEERTKFLTVAIEDVYQMHNASAVVRSCEIFGIQEAHLIESKYGKRLDSKIALGAEKWVDIRRYETTQDCIETLRTDGYRIIATTPHTDECLLDDFVIEGKTALFFGTERDGLTKTVLDQADGFLKIPMMGFTESLNISVSAAIILQRLTGQLKKGDFPWQLTTAEKLDKQIDWAKKTIKSIDDVLARYYGEK; from the coding sequence ATGAACGATCAAAAGTTGCTGACCTATCTTGAAGGCTTTATGACCCAAGAGCGCAAAAAGCGTTTTCAAGAAATCTTGGAGGAACGCACCAAATTTTTGACCGTTGCCATAGAAGATGTGTACCAGATGCACAATGCGAGTGCGGTAGTGCGTAGCTGTGAGATTTTTGGAATACAAGAGGCCCATCTTATTGAAAGTAAATATGGAAAACGGTTGGATTCGAAAATCGCCTTAGGTGCCGAAAAGTGGGTAGATATACGGCGCTATGAAACCACACAAGACTGTATCGAAACGCTTCGTACGGATGGGTATCGCATAATCGCCACCACTCCGCATACTGATGAATGTCTTTTGGACGATTTTGTAATTGAAGGGAAAACAGCGTTATTCTTTGGTACAGAAAGAGATGGACTTACCAAAACAGTACTAGATCAAGCGGACGGTTTTCTGAAAATACCGATGATGGGTTTTACCGAGAGCTTGAATATTTCGGTTTCAGCGGCCATAATCCTGCAACGTTTAACGGGTCAGCTTAAAAAGGGGGATTTTCCTTGGCAATTGACGACCGCCGAAAAGCTGGACAAGCAAATTGACTGGGCGAAAAAAACCATTAAAAGCATCGATGATGTTTTAGCACGCTACTACGGAGAGAAATGA